Genomic DNA from Mesorhizobium sp. 131-2-1:
GCCACGACTTCCTGTCGTGCTGGACGACGCTCTATTCGATCGATTTCTACGAGAAGATGGGCCACTACGCGCGCGTCGGCGGCCTCGAGGTCGCCCGCGTCGGCGATGACGGGCGCATGGCGGAGATCAAGCGCAAGATCGCGTCGGCCAAATCCTTCGGCACCCGCGCCCGGCTGATCGAGCCGGCCGAGATCAAAGAGAAGTTTCCGCTGATCGAGGAGCATCTGGTGCAGGGCGGGCTCTGGGATCCGGATGCCGGCCTCGTCATCCCGCGCTCGCAGACGGTCGCCGGCAAGCTGGTCGACCAGGGTGTCGCCTCCGGCAAGCTCCAGTCCTTCGCCAATACGTCGGCCAAGTCGCTGATCGTCGAGAACGGACGCATCAAGGGTGTGGTGACCGAGCGCGGCACGATCATGGCCGACTATGTGGTCGTCTGCACCGGCATCTGGGGCCGTTTGACCGCGGCGCTGGTCGGCGAGGACCTGCCCGTCATGCCGATCGACCATCCGCTGACGTTCTTCGGCCCCTACAACGAATTCGCCGGCACCGGCAAGGAGATCGGCTGGCCGCTGCTGCGCGACCAGGGCAACTCCGCCTATATGCGCGACACCGGCGACCCCAAGACCGCCGAGGGCGGACAGATCGAATGGGGCTACTACGAGGAGACCAATCCGCGTCTTTGCCATCCGCGCGACCTTTTGGAAAAGGACCAGGCGCGGCTGTCGCCCTCGCAGCGCGACCTCGACATGGAGCAGATCCTGGCGCCGCTGGAGCGCGCCATGGAGCTGACGCCGATCCTCGGCGAGCTCGGCTACAATGAGGGCCACTCCTTCAACGGCTTGCTGCAGGTGACGACCGATGGCGGTCCGTCGATGGGCGAGAGCCAGAAGGTGAGGGGCCTCTGGTACGCGGTCGCCATCTGGGTCAAGGACGGCCCCGGCATGGGCAAGCTCATCGCCGATTGGATGACCGACGGCCGCACCTCGATCGACCATCACGCCATCGACTATGCGCGCTTCTACCCGCACCAGACGAAGGAAGAGTTCATCTGGGATCGCTGCACCGAGACGGCGATGAAGGTCTACAATCCGGCGGTGCATCCGCGCGAGCCGTTCTCCAAGGGCCGCGACATCCGCCGCTCGCCGTTCTGGGAGCGCGAGAAGGAGCTCGGCGGCTATTTCATGGAGCTGGGCGGCTGGGAGCGCGCCCACGGTTATGCCGCCAACGAGCACCTGCTGGAGAAGTATGGCAACCGCGTGCCGGTGCGCCAGGACGAGTGGGACAACCGCCATTTCTGGCGCGTTTCCAATGCCGAGCATCTGGCAATGAGCGAGGACTGCGGCATCGTCAACCTGTCGCACTTCTCGATGTATGACGTCGAGGGGCCCGACCACGTCGCGCTGCTGGAATGGCTTTGCGCGGCCAAGATCGGCGGCGATAACAACATCGGCAAGGGCATCTACACCCACTTCCTCGACGAGGAAGGCATGGTGCGCGCCGACTTCACCGTCATCCGCATGGCCGATCGCTGCCGGGTGATCGACGGCGCCGATGCCGGCCCGCGCGACTTCCGCTACATGCAGCGCACCGCTCAGGACAAGGGCTTCGACGTCACCGTCACCGACGTGACGGAGAAGTACGTCACCATCGGCATCTGGGGTCCGAATGCGCGCACGACCCTGCAGAAGGTGGTCGAGAACCCCGAGGGGCTGACACTGGAGAATTTCCCCTTCGCGGCGATCAAGCCGATCCGCATCGGCGGCAAGGATGTGACGGCCTTCCGCATCTCCTATGTCGGCGAGCAGGGCTGGGAGCTGCATATGCGCTACGAGGACGGCCTTGCCGTCTGGGACGCGCTGCGCTCGACCGGCGTCATGCCGTTCGGCGTCGAGACCTATGCCAATACGCGCCGCATGGAAAAGAGCCTGCGGCTGCAGAATGCCGACCTGTTGACCGAGTACAATCTGCTCGAAGCCGACCTTGCCCGTCCGAAGGTCAAGGAAAACGACTTCTGCGGCAAGGCCAAGCACCTGGAATACCGCGTGCGCGAACACCAGCCGGCCATGCTGTGCACGCTGGTGATGACCGAGAACGTCGATCAGAACGGCGTCGCGCGCTATCCGGTCGGCACCATGCCGGTGCTGGATCCGTCGACCGGCGAGACGCTGGTCGATGAGCTCGGCCGCCGCTCCTTCACCACTTCGGTCGCCTATGGCCCGACGATCGGCAAGAACATCGCGCTCGCCTATCTGCCCTGGGCCTATGCCCAGGAAGGGCGCAAGCTCAAGGTCGAATATTTTGGCGAGACCTATCCGGTCGAGGTTGCCGGCGTCGGCTACAAGCCGCTTTACGATCCGGAGAACCTGAAGCCGCGTAGCTGAGTTTTGCGAACCGCACGAAAGGCCCGGCCCTGTGCCGGGCTTTTCGCTTTGTTCCGCCGTGATTCTCGCTTACCGTTGCGGCATGTCTGCTTTTGCCAGTGCAAGACATCTCCTTCCGGGCTGCGTCGCGCTGGCGTTGGTGCTTGGCACGGCGCCGGCCTCCTCCGCCGAGCCTGTCGATATCGAACTGGTTCTGGCGGTCGACGTCTCGCTGTCCATGTCGCCCGAAGAACTCGAGATCCAGCGACATGGCTATGCGGCGGCCCTGACGCATGCTCTCGTGCTCAAGGCCATTGCCGATGGCGCCTATGGCAAGATCGCCGTCACCTATGTCGAATGGGCGGGCAGCAACTGGCAGCGTGTCATCGTGCCGTGGACGGCGATCGCCAATCGCGCCGATGCCGAGCGGGTGGTCGAGCAGCTCAACGCGCACCCGCCGGACAGCGCCAGGCGCACCTCGATTTCCGGCGCGCTGGAATTCGGCAGCGATCTTTTCGCCGAAAGCAGCTTTCAGGGCGCCAAGCGCGTCATCGACATTTCCGGCGACGGACCCAACAACCAGGGCGCGCCCGTCAACTTGGCACGGGACATCGTTGTGAGCCAAGGCATCACCATCAACGGGCTGCCTTTGATGACGCGGGGCGGCTTCACCGGCGCCTATGACGTCAACGATCTCGACCGCTACTACAGCGACTGCGTCATCGGCGGACCCGGCGCCTTCATGATCCCGGTCAATGACTGGACACAGTTCCCGGAAGCGATCCGCCGCAAGCTGGTGCTGGAGCTTGCCGGCGCGGCTTCGCCGCAATGGGCGGCGGATGAGGCTACCCATCCGCCGGTGGTCCTCGCCCAGGACAAGCCCGTCGCGGATTGTCAGGTTGGCGAGAAAATGTGGCGCGACCGCAGCTGGATGTTCGACAGCCGCTAGGGCAGGTCAGCTTTTGACAGTATCGGAGATCCGCTCCCCAGCATTGGTCTTGACGCAATTCCGGGCGGAAGACCGCTACGTACCTTTCCTGGAACTGCTCCAGTTGTCATGCCCCGCTTGCCTGTCCGGCGCGAGCCATGCAAAGTCGTCGCGTCGTGCCGATCTACGGCTTCCATGCGCAAAACGAGGAGACGTCCCATGAAACCTGTTGCAGTCCTGATGGCGGCCGCATCGCTGCTTTGCGCTGGCAGCGCCAGTGCACAGTTTTACGGTGAAGCGGGCTGCGCCATGTTCGAGGACTCGAATTTTCGCGGCCGCGCGCTGGAATTGGGGGCGGACGATTCGGTGAGCTTCCGTGGCGGCCAGTTCTGGAACGATCGCGTCTCCTCGGTGATTGTGAGCCGCGGCTGCACGCTTGTCGCCTATTCGGACACCAGGATGCGAGGCCGGTCGATCGAGATCAATCGCAGGGTCCGCGATTTCAGCAATACCGGCTGGAACGACCGCATCTCATCCGCCGAATGTTATTGCGGCGAGCGGTACTAGAATCGCTCAAGTCAGGCCGGGGCGGGGAACAGCTCCGGCTATTGGCTTTGGGCGCCGACCAGGCTCAAGCCGCCAGCAGCTGCTTGCGGTCGACGCGCTCCTGCTGCGGCGAGCGGGCGTAGAGCTCGCGGTAGCATTTGGAGAAATGCGAGGCGGAGACGAAGCCGCAGGCGACCGCCACCTCGACCACCGGCAACGACGACTGGATCAGGAGATGGCGGGCGCGGTCGAGCCGGATCTCCAGATAGTAGCGGGCAGGCGAGCGGCCCATCTCGGTGCGGAACAGGCGCTCGATCTGCCGGCGCGACAGGTCGACATGGTCGGCGATCTCGATCAGCGACAGCGGTTCGGAGAGGTTCGCCTCCATCAGTTCGATGATGGTCAGCACCTTGGAGTTCTGCACGCCGAGGCGCGCCCGCAGCGGCAGGCGCTGGCGGTCGGTCGGGCTACGCACGCGGTCGGTCAGCACCTGCTCGCACACCCGGTTGACCAGGCTCTCGTCGAAATCGTCGCCGATCAGCTTCAGCATCATGTCGAGCGCAGCGGTGCCGCCGGCGCAGGTGTAGATGTTCTGGTCGATCTCGAACAGGTCGGCAAAGA
This window encodes:
- a CDS encoding GcvT family protein, which translates into the protein MAGFPEKAKVVIVGLGGIVGASVAHHLIERGWDDIVGIDKSGIPTDIGSTAHASDFCYTTSHDFLSCWTTLYSIDFYEKMGHYARVGGLEVARVGDDGRMAEIKRKIASAKSFGTRARLIEPAEIKEKFPLIEEHLVQGGLWDPDAGLVIPRSQTVAGKLVDQGVASGKLQSFANTSAKSLIVENGRIKGVVTERGTIMADYVVVCTGIWGRLTAALVGEDLPVMPIDHPLTFFGPYNEFAGTGKEIGWPLLRDQGNSAYMRDTGDPKTAEGGQIEWGYYEETNPRLCHPRDLLEKDQARLSPSQRDLDMEQILAPLERAMELTPILGELGYNEGHSFNGLLQVTTDGGPSMGESQKVRGLWYAVAIWVKDGPGMGKLIADWMTDGRTSIDHHAIDYARFYPHQTKEEFIWDRCTETAMKVYNPAVHPREPFSKGRDIRRSPFWEREKELGGYFMELGGWERAHGYAANEHLLEKYGNRVPVRQDEWDNRHFWRVSNAEHLAMSEDCGIVNLSHFSMYDVEGPDHVALLEWLCAAKIGGDNNIGKGIYTHFLDEEGMVRADFTVIRMADRCRVIDGADAGPRDFRYMQRTAQDKGFDVTVTDVTEKYVTIGIWGPNARTTLQKVVENPEGLTLENFPFAAIKPIRIGGKDVTAFRISYVGEQGWELHMRYEDGLAVWDALRSTGVMPFGVETYANTRRMEKSLRLQNADLLTEYNLLEADLARPKVKENDFCGKAKHLEYRVREHQPAMLCTLVMTENVDQNGVARYPVGTMPVLDPSTGETLVDELGRRSFTTSVAYGPTIGKNIALAYLPWAYAQEGRKLKVEYFGETYPVEVAGVGYKPLYDPENLKPRS
- a CDS encoding GlxA family transcriptional regulator; translation: MIAFATALDPLRSANRMLGYEAYSWRLASIDGKPVRASNGVECAVNTSLEEERRKMAGPDRPNMAIVCSGVNVERYQNKSAFAWLREEYNRGVAVGGLCTGAHILAAAGLLSNKRCAIHWENLPGFSEAFPKANVFADLFEIDQNIYTCAGGTAALDMMLKLIGDDFDESLVNRVCEQVLTDRVRSPTDRQRLPLRARLGVQNSKVLTIIELMEANLSEPLSLIEIADHVDLSRRQIERLFRTEMGRSPARYYLEIRLDRARHLLIQSSLPVVEVAVACGFVSASHFSKCYRELYARSPQQERVDRKQLLAA
- a CDS encoding peptidase inhibitor family I36 protein; translated protein: MKPVAVLMAAASLLCAGSASAQFYGEAGCAMFEDSNFRGRALELGADDSVSFRGGQFWNDRVSSVIVSRGCTLVAYSDTRMRGRSIEINRRVRDFSNTGWNDRISSAECYCGERY
- a CDS encoding DUF1194 domain-containing protein yields the protein MSAFASARHLLPGCVALALVLGTAPASSAEPVDIELVLAVDVSLSMSPEELEIQRHGYAAALTHALVLKAIADGAYGKIAVTYVEWAGSNWQRVIVPWTAIANRADAERVVEQLNAHPPDSARRTSISGALEFGSDLFAESSFQGAKRVIDISGDGPNNQGAPVNLARDIVVSQGITINGLPLMTRGGFTGAYDVNDLDRYYSDCVIGGPGAFMIPVNDWTQFPEAIRRKLVLELAGAASPQWAADEATHPPVVLAQDKPVADCQVGEKMWRDRSWMFDSR